In Opitutus sp. ER46, the following are encoded in one genomic region:
- the malQ gene encoding 4-alpha-glucanotransferase: MASLSSPSAQGSTSPLFGWLNRRAAGVLVHPTALPSAFGVGAFDAAAVTLLETLAAAGMKYWQLCPLGPTGYGDSPYQCFSSFAGNPNLVDPAALVRAGLLTDAQVAPLRALPANHVDFGALYHQKRPLLFAAHQAWRAQRSRALPYGSFETFQQDNAPWLAGYTLFSALKDHFNGQPWWEWPAAVRTFAAAAKSDLRHALAERVEAYAFIQYLFFGQWTQLRAQAARLGIQIIGDTPIFTALDSADVWANPELFQLDRKTQRPTAVAGVPPDYFSADGQLWGNPLYDWPAHAATGYRWWLERLRANFALYDVVRIDHFRGFEAYWSVPAGSATARTGKWVTGPGVDFFAAIRQAMPDAKLIAEDLGLLTPATIALREATGLPGMAVLQFAFGGPADNLYLPHNLRANTVIYSGTHDNDTTAGWYATTDEKTRDHVRRYFRISGQEIPWDFIRAAYASVANLAIIPLQDLLSLGSESRFNTPGRPQDNWTWRYRADQLRTLSEQSAAYLADLAALYGRAEPPVK, encoded by the coding sequence ATGGCGTCTCTTTCCTCCCCTTCGGCCCAGGGCTCGACTTCGCCCTTGTTCGGCTGGCTCAACCGCCGGGCCGCCGGCGTCCTGGTCCACCCGACCGCCCTTCCGAGCGCCTTCGGCGTCGGCGCGTTCGACGCGGCCGCCGTGACGCTCCTCGAGACCCTCGCCGCCGCCGGCATGAAATACTGGCAGCTCTGCCCGCTCGGTCCCACCGGCTACGGCGACTCGCCCTACCAGTGCTTCTCTTCGTTCGCCGGCAACCCCAACCTCGTCGATCCCGCCGCCCTCGTCCGCGCCGGCCTGCTCACCGATGCCCAGGTTGCCCCGCTGCGCGCCCTCCCCGCCAACCACGTCGACTTCGGCGCGCTCTACCACCAGAAGCGCCCGCTCCTATTCGCCGCCCACCAGGCTTGGCGCGCCCAGCGTTCCCGCGCCCTGCCCTACGGCAGCTTCGAAACCTTCCAGCAGGACAACGCCCCCTGGCTCGCCGGCTACACCCTGTTCTCCGCCCTCAAGGACCACTTCAACGGGCAGCCCTGGTGGGAGTGGCCGGCCGCCGTGCGCACCTTCGCTGCCGCCGCCAAGTCCGACCTGCGTCACGCCCTCGCCGAGCGCGTCGAGGCGTACGCGTTCATCCAATACCTGTTCTTCGGACAGTGGACTCAGCTCCGCGCCCAGGCCGCCCGGCTCGGCATCCAGATCATCGGTGACACTCCGATTTTTACGGCCCTCGACAGCGCCGACGTGTGGGCCAACCCCGAGCTGTTCCAGCTCGACCGCAAGACCCAGCGCCCCACCGCCGTCGCCGGCGTACCGCCGGACTACTTCTCGGCCGATGGCCAGCTCTGGGGCAACCCGCTCTACGACTGGCCCGCCCATGCCGCCACCGGCTATCGCTGGTGGCTCGAGCGCCTGCGCGCCAATTTCGCGCTCTACGACGTCGTCCGCATCGACCACTTCCGCGGGTTCGAGGCCTACTGGTCCGTCCCCGCCGGCTCCGCCACCGCCCGCACCGGCAAATGGGTCACCGGCCCCGGCGTCGATTTCTTCGCCGCCATCCGCCAGGCCATGCCCGACGCCAAGCTCATCGCCGAGGATCTGGGCCTCCTCACGCCCGCCACGATCGCCCTGCGCGAAGCCACCGGCCTCCCCGGCATGGCCGTGCTCCAGTTCGCCTTCGGCGGTCCCGCCGACAACCTGTACCTTCCTCACAATCTGCGCGCCAATACCGTCATCTACTCCGGCACGCACGACAACGACACCACCGCGGGCTGGTACGCCACGACCGACGAAAAAACCCGCGACCATGTGCGCCGCTACTTCCGGATCAGCGGCCAGGAGATTCCGTGGGACTTCATCCGCGCCGCTTACGCCTCCGTCGCCAACCTCGCGATCATCCCGCTTCAGGATCTACTCAGCCTTGGCAGCGAGAGCCGGTTCAACACGCCCGGCAGACCCCAGGACAACTGGACGTGGCGCTACCGCGCCGACCAACTCCGCACCTTGAGCGAACAGTCCGCCGCCTACCTCGCCGATCTCGCCGCCCTCTACGGCCGCGCCGAGCCGCCCGTCAAATAG